The following coding sequences lie in one Saccopteryx bilineata isolate mSacBil1 chromosome 5, mSacBil1_pri_phased_curated, whole genome shotgun sequence genomic window:
- the LOC136306912 gene encoding submaxillary gland androgen-regulated protein 3A-like, with translation MKPLYLILGFLALEACFLPAESHKGHRRPYPPVPPLPPPLPPQPLDSRFVPPPPPPPYGPGRYPPPPPPPPYVPGRYPPPPPPPPPYVPGRYPPPPPPPPYVPGRYPPPPPFPPYDPNYPYPYFQPPEFPERPPVDPASQTTTTTASTTTKENPTTTKENPTTTKENPTTTKTDSTNPTTAGTTTKGLLDQVISIFGRR, from the exons ATGAAACCGCTGTACTTAATTTTGGGCTTTTTGGCCCTTGAAGCCTGTTTCTTG CCAGCTGAGAGTCACAAAGGCCACAGGAGACCATATCCACCTGTACCACCATTGCCACCTCCGTTGCCTCCACAACCTTTGGATTCAAGATTtgttccacctcctcctcctcccccttatGGCCCAGGGAGAtatccaccacctcctcctcctcctccttatgTCCCAGGAAGAtatccaccacctcctcctcctcctcctccttatgTCCCAGGGAGAtacccaccacctcctcctcctcccccatatgTCCCAGGGAGATACCCTCCACCACCTCCTTTCCCCCCTTATGACCCAAATTACCCATATCCATATTTCCAACCTCCAGAGTTCCCTGAACGTCCTCCCGTGGATCCTGCATCCCAAACAACAACTACTACAGCGAGTACCACTACCAAAgaaaaccccaccaccaccaaagaaaaccccaccaccaccaaagaaaaccccaccaccaccaaaacagACTCCACCAACCCTACAACCGCTGGTACCACTACCAAGGGCCTTCTAGATCAAGTCATTTCCATATTTGGAAGAAGATAA